From the Vibrio alginolyticus NBRC 15630 = ATCC 17749 genome, one window contains:
- a CDS encoding TIGR04211 family SH3 domain-containing protein, with amino-acid sequence MKKLIITVLFTLLAAPAALAADRYISDDLFTFMHSGPNNTYRIIGSVNAGSKVQLIKTNRDTGYTQVRDDRGRTGWVQSKFVTNQESMAIRLPRIEKELAEVKEQLANARQTSDAEKAGLVTSLETRNQQISDLENKYSEISDQLTSVETENRELRAKLDTQKDDMLLKYFTYGGGVAGLGLLFGLILPHVMPRRKRSPAGWA; translated from the coding sequence GTGAAAAAACTAATCATCACGGTTTTGTTTACTTTGCTAGCAGCGCCAGCGGCCCTAGCAGCAGACCGTTATATTTCTGATGACCTCTTCACTTTTATGCACTCAGGTCCAAATAACACCTACCGTATTATCGGTAGTGTTAACGCCGGTTCTAAAGTACAACTGATTAAAACCAACCGAGATACTGGCTATACGCAAGTTCGTGATGACCGTGGTCGCACTGGTTGGGTACAAAGCAAGTTTGTGACAAACCAAGAGAGCATGGCAATTCGCCTTCCTCGCATTGAGAAAGAGCTAGCCGAAGTAAAAGAGCAGCTTGCTAATGCTCGTCAAACTTCTGATGCAGAGAAAGCCGGTCTTGTTACCTCTCTCGAAACACGTAACCAACAAATTTCAGATCTAGAAAATAAATACTCTGAGATCAGTGATCAGCTTACTTCTGTTGAAACAGAAAACCGCGAGCTACGCGCAAAACTGGATACACAAAAAGATGACATGCTGCTTAAGTACTTCACTTATGGCGGCGGTGTCGCAGGTTTAGGTTTACTATTTGGTTTGATTCTTCCGCATGTCATGCCTCGTAGAAAGCGCTCTCCTGCGGGTTGGGCATAA
- a CDS encoding CYTH and CHAD domain-containing protein — protein sequence METEIELKFFVSPEFSETLKEKISETKVLQHSCRDLGNTYFDTADKWLRKHDIGLRIRRFDDVFVQTVKTAGRVVAGLHQRPEYNAEHTSDEPNLSLHPLDIWPPGKDAETLQSELMPLFSTNFTREQWLIGMPDGSQIEVAFDQGLVVAKGEDEEEKQEPICEVELELKSGQTEALFTLARSFCEQGGMRLGNLSKAAKGYRLASGYAGDEVKSLALVDSSPTDTVEFCLINSLEHALSHWHYHEQIYAERDSVEALREISNAIRFIRQTLTIFGGIVPRRASAILRQELKWLEEELSWLDEHAHLEELLDDKGNVLRKLDARKFLVSELTQQLQELPSREEVLGLLNSARYTGLLLDLSRWILARGWQPFLDEKAREKMASNIMPFSVTQLDRTWAELMEAFPAERDLTAQEYVDQRYRLLRNLYTGIGFASLYNSDERNSFRLPWADLVHGIDDLLMLNHLLPLVDMLEDAEKEQLERWLHRQERSILHAMDQTRAISVEVQPYWRE from the coding sequence ATGGAAACCGAAATAGAACTGAAGTTTTTTGTTTCTCCTGAATTTTCAGAAACTTTAAAAGAAAAAATTTCTGAGACAAAAGTACTTCAGCATAGTTGTCGTGACTTGGGTAACACCTATTTTGATACTGCCGATAAATGGCTTCGAAAGCACGACATTGGTTTAAGAATTCGCCGTTTTGATGATGTATTCGTCCAAACCGTAAAGACAGCAGGACGCGTCGTCGCAGGCTTACATCAAAGACCAGAATACAATGCTGAGCACACTAGCGACGAGCCTAATCTGTCGCTTCATCCTCTAGATATTTGGCCTCCAGGTAAAGATGCAGAAACGCTGCAATCCGAGCTTATGCCATTATTCTCGACCAACTTCACACGTGAACAATGGCTGATTGGCATGCCCGATGGCAGTCAGATTGAAGTTGCCTTTGACCAAGGCTTAGTTGTAGCCAAAGGTGAAGACGAAGAAGAGAAGCAAGAGCCGATTTGCGAAGTTGAACTGGAACTTAAGTCAGGCCAAACCGAAGCTTTATTCACGCTGGCACGCAGCTTTTGCGAGCAAGGCGGTATGCGTTTGGGTAACTTGAGCAAAGCGGCGAAAGGTTATCGACTTGCAAGCGGTTATGCGGGTGATGAAGTAAAATCATTGGCACTTGTGGACAGTAGTCCGACGGATACCGTTGAATTTTGCTTGATCAACTCTTTAGAGCACGCTTTGTCTCATTGGCATTATCACGAGCAAATTTATGCTGAGCGTGACAGCGTGGAAGCACTGCGTGAAATCAGTAATGCCATTCGTTTCATTCGTCAAACATTGACTATTTTTGGCGGGATTGTCCCTCGTCGCGCGAGTGCGATTCTGCGCCAAGAGCTTAAATGGTTGGAAGAAGAACTGAGTTGGTTAGATGAGCATGCACACCTTGAAGAGCTCTTAGATGACAAAGGCAATGTGCTGCGTAAGTTGGATGCGCGTAAGTTCTTAGTATCTGAGCTGACTCAGCAGTTACAAGAGTTGCCAAGCCGTGAAGAAGTGCTAGGGTTGCTCAATTCCGCGCGTTACACAGGGTTACTGCTGGATCTAAGCCGCTGGATCTTAGCACGCGGTTGGCAGCCATTTCTTGATGAAAAAGCACGTGAAAAAATGGCAAGTAACATCATGCCGTTTTCAGTTACTCAGCTCGATCGCACTTGGGCTGAGCTAATGGAAGCTTTCCCAGCAGAGCGCGATTTGACGGCGCAAGAGTACGTTGATCAGCGTTATCGCTTATTGCGTAACCTCTATACTGGTATTGGTTTCGCGAGTTTGTATAACTCGGATGAGCGTAACAGCTTCCGTTTACCATGGGCGGATCTAGTGCATGGTATCGATGATCTGCTAATGCTGAACCACTTACTCCCGTTGGTTGATATGCTGGAAGACGCAGAAAAAGAGCAGTTAGAACGCTGGTTGCACCGTCAAGAGCGCTCAATTTTGCATGCAATGGATCAAACCCGAGCGATCAGTGTGGAAGTTCAGCCTTATTGGCGTGAATGA
- a CDS encoding potassium channel family protein, with product MKNNDIKDSTRPMGLLSLILSFMALFVISGLLFFPIDHETRQVLIGLDFIICSIFLLQLTIDLIRSTDRWLFLKRHWIDFVASIPLIEPLRFARIFHIMRVVLVLRSSKFILHQLKENRRETTVASILLLMVILITLGSSAMLFIEAKNPEANIRTGADALWWVFVTISTVGYGDHYPVTSIGKFLAVIIIVCGVGIFGMISGLITSILTAPTKQQTHSSINKERMLEQLLSQQAQILERLDFMEKELQQRKTETKK from the coding sequence ATGAAAAACAATGATATCAAAGACAGCACACGACCGATGGGCCTGTTGTCACTAATATTGTCTTTTATGGCACTATTTGTGATCTCTGGCTTGTTGTTTTTCCCGATCGATCACGAAACCCGTCAAGTTCTTATCGGTCTGGATTTCATAATCTGTAGTATTTTTCTACTACAGCTCACCATTGATTTGATCCGGTCCACAGATCGCTGGTTATTCCTTAAACGTCATTGGATAGATTTCGTAGCGAGCATCCCATTGATAGAGCCCCTGCGCTTTGCTCGTATTTTTCATATTATGCGAGTGGTATTAGTACTGCGTTCGTCAAAGTTCATTTTGCATCAGCTCAAAGAAAACCGCCGCGAAACCACGGTCGCCTCTATACTGCTATTGATGGTTATCCTCATAACACTCGGTTCTAGTGCAATGCTGTTTATCGAAGCGAAAAACCCAGAAGCGAATATTCGTACTGGCGCCGATGCTTTGTGGTGGGTATTTGTAACAATCTCAACGGTTGGTTACGGCGATCATTATCCAGTGACCTCCATAGGAAAGTTTTTGGCTGTCATCATCATTGTTTGCGGGGTGGGTATCTTTGGTATGATCTCGGGTCTTATCACCTCTATCCTTACTGCCCCAACGAAACAACAGACGCACAGTTCAATCAATAAAGAACGTATGCTCGAGCAGCTCCTAAGCCAACAAGCGCAAATACTAGAACGACTCGATTTCATGGAAAAAGAGCTACAACAACGTAAAACAGAGACAAAAAAATAG
- a CDS encoding inorganic phosphate transporter, whose protein sequence is MDILANYGTVLIIVAAIFGFMMAIGIGANDVANAMGTSVGSKALTVKQAIIIAMIFEFAGAYLAGGEVTDTIRKGVIETSLFASQPDVLVYGMMSALLAAGTWLLLASYMGWPVSTTHSIIGAIIGFACVSVGTEAVDWGSVQGIVGSWIITPVISGFFAYVIFVSAQRLIFDTENPLFNAKRFVPVYMFITTMVIALVTIKKGLKHVGLHLTNGEAWMWAAAVSALVMIGGYVYIQKKFANREEDRSFSGVEGIFSVLMVITACAMAFAHGSNDVANAIGPLSAVVSTVEHMGEISTKSAIAWWILPLGGIGIVVGLATLGHKVMATVGTGITELTPSRGFAAQLATACTVVLASGTGLPISTTQTLVGAVLGVGFARGIAALNLGVVRNIVASWIVTLPAGALLAVVFFYGLQAMFA, encoded by the coding sequence ATGGATATCCTTGCGAACTACGGCACTGTCCTGATTATTGTTGCAGCGATTTTTGGTTTCATGATGGCGATTGGTATTGGCGCGAACGACGTTGCTAATGCGATGGGTACATCTGTAGGTTCAAAAGCGCTAACTGTAAAACAAGCTATCATCATTGCGATGATCTTCGAATTTGCAGGTGCTTACCTTGCAGGCGGTGAAGTAACCGACACTATCCGTAAAGGTGTAATCGAAACTTCTTTATTTGCTAGTCAACCAGATGTTCTTGTCTACGGCATGATGTCTGCGCTTTTAGCAGCAGGTACATGGCTGCTTCTTGCTTCTTACATGGGCTGGCCAGTATCAACGACTCACTCAATCATCGGTGCAATCATTGGTTTTGCATGCGTATCAGTAGGTACTGAAGCGGTTGACTGGGGCAGCGTTCAAGGCATTGTTGGTAGCTGGATTATTACGCCAGTGATTTCAGGTTTCTTTGCTTACGTTATCTTTGTCAGCGCACAGCGCCTGATTTTTGATACTGAGAACCCTCTGTTTAACGCGAAACGTTTTGTACCTGTTTACATGTTCATCACAACAATGGTGATTGCACTTGTAACCATCAAAAAAGGTCTAAAACACGTTGGTCTTCACCTGACCAATGGTGAAGCCTGGATGTGGGCAGCAGCAGTTTCAGCACTTGTGATGATTGGCGGCTACGTATACATCCAGAAAAAATTCGCTAATCGCGAAGAGGACCGCAGCTTTTCTGGCGTGGAAGGTATCTTCAGCGTTCTGATGGTTATCACCGCTTGTGCGATGGCATTTGCACACGGTTCAAACGACGTTGCAAACGCCATTGGTCCACTGTCTGCTGTCGTATCGACTGTTGAACACATGGGCGAAATCAGCACGAAAAGCGCCATCGCTTGGTGGATTCTACCTCTTGGTGGTATTGGTATCGTGGTCGGTCTTGCAACACTGGGTCACAAAGTAATGGCAACCGTTGGTACAGGCATCACTGAGCTAACGCCTAGCCGCGGTTTTGCAGCACAGCTAGCAACAGCATGTACGGTAGTTCTAGCGTCTGGTACAGGCCTGCCAATTTCAACCACTCAAACATTGGTTGGTGCGGTTCTCGGTGTTGGCTTTGCTCGTGGTATCGCAGCACTGAACCTAGGCGTAGTTCGTAACATCGTGGCATCATGGATCGTTACACTACCAGCGGGTGCGTTATTGGCCGTAGTATTCTTCTACGGACTTCAAGCGATGTTCGCTTAA
- the ggt gene encoding gamma-glutamyltransferase, with product MRILIFSLSIVASTSYAAKPDPFPVTPDSRGQDFMVSATNPYVSSTGYSILKEGGNAVDAMVAMQMVMSVVEPDMTGIGGGTFALFYQHDEKKFLALDGRDEAPSSANPEMFVENGEVLSRNEILGPRSVAVPGTLRLLYTTHEQYGKLPWAELIKPAITLASNGYAMNSYTYDIVVREQSRLEQDPEVKALYWQGDDIKPTGTLMKNPKMAETLRKIAQQGDSYLYGGELGQHIVETVNSRIDDQHEKLSLEDFKHYQVKQRDIIESDYRGNKIVSFGYPASGGLMVSQSLELLEPYELSQMAKTDVEPWRLMTEAMRIAKADRIAYAGDPDFVEAPTGELLSREYLDERRGLIPSEGVAKENPKAGHVTATQYAQYQGFESKDTGHISIVDRDGNAIAMTSTVGTGMGSGVMVDGVILNAQMANFSPLPTVNGKPTQNSIEAGKRPRSAITPLMVMDSDDNLRLVVGSPGSSQIPGYVLKTVVGVLDWNLSAQEAIDLPNIQYGTKIDRTKSYDPTGLLVEKKTFAEMLVPEFMELGYPVHVIPVVSGLNAIELKDGKLYGATDRRRASSSMGE from the coding sequence ATGCGTATTCTGATTTTTTCTTTAAGCATTGTTGCATCGACAAGCTATGCAGCAAAGCCAGACCCATTCCCAGTTACACCAGATAGTCGCGGGCAAGATTTCATGGTCAGTGCGACGAATCCTTACGTGAGCAGTACCGGTTACTCAATATTGAAAGAAGGCGGTAACGCTGTTGATGCCATGGTCGCGATGCAGATGGTGATGTCTGTCGTTGAGCCAGATATGACCGGAATTGGCGGCGGGACTTTCGCGCTGTTTTATCAACATGACGAGAAAAAATTTCTGGCCCTTGATGGTCGAGATGAAGCGCCCTCTAGCGCGAACCCTGAAATGTTTGTTGAGAATGGGGAAGTACTCAGTCGCAACGAAATATTAGGCCCTCGTTCTGTTGCGGTTCCGGGCACGTTGCGGTTGCTTTACACCACTCATGAACAATACGGCAAGTTGCCATGGGCAGAGCTGATTAAGCCGGCGATTACATTGGCGAGCAATGGGTACGCGATGAACAGCTACACCTACGACATCGTAGTAAGAGAGCAAAGCCGACTTGAGCAAGATCCGGAAGTGAAAGCCTTGTATTGGCAAGGGGACGATATTAAGCCGACGGGAACCTTGATGAAGAACCCTAAGATGGCTGAGACGCTGAGGAAGATCGCGCAACAAGGCGATAGTTACCTTTATGGTGGTGAGCTTGGTCAGCACATCGTAGAGACGGTTAATAGTCGTATTGACGACCAACACGAGAAGTTGTCTTTAGAAGATTTTAAACATTACCAAGTGAAGCAGCGTGACATCATTGAGAGCGACTACCGTGGGAATAAAATCGTCTCTTTTGGTTACCCTGCATCCGGTGGTCTGATGGTCTCCCAAAGCCTTGAGCTACTTGAGCCTTACGAACTCTCACAAATGGCGAAGACGGATGTTGAGCCTTGGCGCTTAATGACTGAGGCGATGCGCATTGCTAAGGCTGACCGTATCGCGTATGCCGGCGACCCAGATTTTGTCGAAGCGCCAACGGGTGAATTGCTGTCCAGAGAGTACTTGGATGAGCGTCGTGGACTTATTCCAAGTGAAGGGGTAGCAAAAGAGAATCCAAAAGCAGGGCACGTCACCGCAACACAATACGCGCAGTACCAAGGTTTTGAGAGCAAAGATACAGGGCATATTTCTATCGTCGATAGAGATGGAAATGCAATAGCAATGACTAGTACGGTAGGAACGGGTATGGGCTCGGGTGTGATGGTCGATGGCGTTATCTTGAACGCGCAGATGGCTAACTTCTCACCTCTGCCAACGGTTAACGGCAAACCTACGCAAAACTCAATTGAAGCGGGCAAGCGTCCACGTTCGGCTATTACGCCATTAATGGTGATGGACAGTGATGATAATTTGCGTTTGGTGGTTGGGTCACCAGGTAGTTCACAAATCCCGGGGTATGTACTAAAAACCGTGGTTGGGGTGCTGGATTGGAACTTATCAGCGCAAGAGGCTATTGACTTACCAAACATCCAGTATGGCACTAAGATAGACCGCACCAAGTCTTATGACCCGACTGGTTTGCTGGTGGAAAAGAAAACGTTCGCAGAAATGTTGGTGCCTGAGTTTATGGAGCTTGGCTACCCAGTGCACGTTATTCCAGTGGTAAGCGGTTTGAATGCAATTGAGCTAAAAGATGGCAAGCTTTATGGCGCAACGGATCGTCGTCGAGCCTCTAGTTCAATGGGGGAGTAG
- a CDS encoding TIGR00153 family protein, translated as MPVNTIMGLFAKSPIKPLQRHVVCVNECCSHLVKFFEVSSKGDWEKAAEIRAQISHLEKEADVLKREIRLKLPRGLFMPVDRTDMLELLTQQDKLANLAKDIAGRVYGRQLVIPEALQPNFLAYVQRCLDAADQAQKVINELDELLETGFKGREVTLVAEMIHQLDVIEDDTDAMQIELRQQLMVIEADMNPIDVMFLYKILEWVGGIADQAQRVGARLEVMLSRS; from the coding sequence ATGCCAGTAAATACAATTATGGGGTTATTTGCAAAGTCCCCAATTAAGCCTTTGCAACGCCACGTTGTGTGTGTCAACGAATGTTGTTCACACTTGGTGAAATTCTTTGAAGTATCTTCAAAGGGTGATTGGGAAAAAGCAGCAGAAATCCGTGCACAAATTTCTCACCTAGAGAAAGAAGCGGATGTGCTGAAACGTGAAATCCGTCTAAAACTGCCTCGCGGTTTGTTCATGCCAGTCGACCGTACTGACATGCTTGAGCTTTTGACTCAACAGGACAAACTTGCAAACCTGGCAAAAGACATTGCTGGCCGTGTATATGGTCGTCAACTTGTCATCCCTGAGGCTCTCCAACCAAACTTCCTCGCTTACGTTCAACGTTGTCTTGATGCTGCCGATCAGGCGCAAAAGGTAATCAATGAACTTGATGAATTGCTAGAAACCGGCTTCAAAGGCCGTGAAGTGACGCTCGTCGCTGAAATGATTCATCAATTAGACGTTATCGAAGATGATACCGATGCCATGCAGATTGAACTTCGCCAACAGTTGATGGTGATTGAAGCTGACATGAACCCTATCGATGTCATGTTCCTGTACAAGATTCTTGAATGGGTAGGTGGTATTGCCGACCAAGCGCAGCGCGTAGGTGCTCGTTTGGAAGTCATGCTATCTCGATCTTAA